GGTTGTTCCCAGCATAAAGTGGTTAGAACCTACCAAAAGTGGCTCAAAGAAGGACAACCAGTGAATTGGTATCAGGGTCAGGTGTGTATGAGGCTCACTGCTGTGCACAGTCTGATCCTAAAGAAGAGCGACTgcacaaaatactgaaaatattaATACCGGTtatgatagaagagtttcagaaTGCATCACAGCTTGTTGGCTGAGTGGTAAATGTTCAGAAACGGGCAATGAGTTCAAAGTGTTAACTTGTCATCCACATTCCCTGGATTTCAATCTGATCAAACATTTGTGGGATGTGTTGgaaaaacaagtctgatccaaGGATGTCACACTTGGTAACTTCAAGGTTTTAAATGATCTCCTGCTAATGTTGTGATGCTGGATACTTGAGGACGTGTCAGTGTTGTATGTgcagatgtttttgtgtcatgaATGAGACACATCGGTGTATAAACAGACTCTCCTATTTAGCAGCTTTTATGATTTCAGcagcaaacactgtaaaatcaTGTAttatgaaaagaagaaaactttttgttaaactgtgtgtgttttacggCAGTGTTGTTGCActttaaagtgttatttttctcCATCATCTGTGCACAGGCTAATCATCTCTGTGTCGACATGCCTCCTCTCACCTCCTCACATCAATCTCTGCTTCATCTCCCAGGCCCTCTCACTCATCCAGTCCTTAGTTCTGCTAACAGACGAGCGCTCTGCCCCGAGCACCAAACACAGTCTGGCTAGCTTGTTCCGATTCCTCTCCAGGTAGTTCTGGGTGTCTCTCTGCAGGAGGTCCAGGGCTCCTGGTCGGTTCTCATCCAGGGACACCTGAGCGCTCAGCATGGGGTTGAAGCGGAAGTAGACGTTTGGGGCCAGCAGGTCATCTAACAGGGTGTGGACCCCCTCGGTGTCGGTGGCACTGCAGATCAGATTGCTGATTTTGGCCCTCAGACTCGTAGAGGTAGCAGGTCCCCTCTTAACGTTGTCATAGCGACCGGTGCCAAGTGATAGCACACATTGAAAGTGCTGTTTGGGCCACAGCAAACGGCTCTCATGGACAGCCAAGGCACAGGGATTGTTCAGGAGAATTCCTCCGTCCTACAGAGACACGGGACAGGATAAGCATTTCCGCTGATCCTCACCCACACATGGACCACATGTGAGAGCCAAAACAAAAAGCCCTTTTATCCTCCTTCATTCATTCT
The window above is part of the Acanthochromis polyacanthus isolate Apoly-LR-REF ecotype Palm Island chromosome 6, KAUST_Apoly_ChrSc, whole genome shotgun sequence genome. Proteins encoded here:
- the LOC110957873 gene encoding calcium-independent phospholipase A2-gamma-like; protein product: MWQAVRASSAAPGYFQEFTLQSDIHQDGGILLNNPCALAVHESRLLWPKQHFQCVLSLGTGRYDNVKRGPATSTSLRAKISNLICSATDTEGVHTLLDDLLAPNVYFRFNPMLSAQVSLDENRPGALDLLQRDTQNYLERNRNKLARLCLVLGAERSSVSRTKDWMSERAWEMKQRLM